The Gemmatimonadota bacterium genomic sequence CCGAGAATCGGCCACTGGATCCTCTTGCGCGGGGTCAGGTTGTATTGCAGCCTTGCCCGGTAGGCCCCGGTGGTATCGATCCTGGAAACGGAGTGCCGGAAATAGTTGGTCGACGTGTAGTCGAACCGGATGCGTTCCAGGGTCCAGGCGACGAAGGGATTCGTGGAACCGACCCGCTTGGAGATGGAAGTCGAAAAGGACCGGTCGGTGTTCTCCGTGCGCTGTGCTTCGCGCTGTTCGCTGTTCAGCAGGACGATGTCGGAGCCGACCTGCAACCGGGGCAGCCTGAGGTCGTTTCTCCAGCGGAGTCGCACCGGAACGGACAGCCCCCAGTTTTCCGGCAGCATGTTACCCAGGTTCAACAGGGTGGAGAAGTTCATCACGGTGGTCCTGCTCCCCGCTTCTTCACCGCCTATCCGGCGGAAGTGGCTGCCCACGCTTCTGACGGTCCCGAACAGCGAGAACACGTCAGCAAAATCGGCGTCTATTTTCAAGCGGCCGGCCAGGCCCCGGTCGCGCCTGACATCACCGGCCCTCAGTTCGTCCAGCCAGAGCTCGCCACCCTCGAGTTCGGTATCGTAAGGGTTGTAGATCCCGACTGTGATATGGCGGATCCGGGCCAGCGCGGGTGCTCCGAGTACCCTGTATTGCTTGTTCCCTTCCAACTCGGCGATGGCCACTGTACTTCCCGTGCCCGGCGGCCCCTCCTTGAAACGCACGGGACGTTCCTTCCCGTCGCTCAGTATGACCGAATAGGTGGTATCCGCCGTCGTCGCCGTCACCCGCGCGGCTTCAGTTTCGCTTTTCAGAATCGTGAGGTCGTCGAAAACGACCCTGAGATGATTCGCATCGTCCCAGCCCGGGACCACGCGGGTCCTGTATTCGTAATAGTCAAATTCACCGCTGCCGAATCGTATGAAAAACTCGGGCGACCGATCGCCTTCGAAATGATCCGAACCGTGGATGTACAATCTCAGGGAGTTATACAATGTATAGTCCTGGAAGGTAAACAGCGTTCGGTAGGCCTGGGCGCTGTGGTGAGGCTGCAGGTTGGTATAGGTAAGGCTCAGCGACTGCTCCTTGATCTGCAGGCCGGTTACCCGATCGTACTCGATGATCGCGCCGGGCGGCGTAGTGTAGTCCCCCGGGTTGTCGTAGGTGTTCTTCACGGCCACATCAAAAGTCTCCTCGTATTCCGCCAGCTTTTCGTCCGGTACAGGGAAACCGCTGGAATCGGTGATGGCCCCTTGAAAGTCTTCCTGCCACTGGTTGCCCACGATGTTGATGGAGGCGATGCGCATCTGTACCGGTTCGTTGACCATCGTGATCCAGAGCCGGACCGTTTCGATCCGGTCGAACCTCGGCATGCCCACCGAACCGTCGTACGCCCGGTTTGACGTTACGCCCCCGCCCACCATCGCCTCCGTGTCCGCGTTGCCCTGCACACCCGTGTCGTCCGCCGTTGGACTCGCGCCGGTCGAACCGGCGCCGGCCGGATCGGCGCCGGACACTCCGGTGTCCAGCGGAATGCGGTACAGACGCCAGCTGTCCGGGTTCTCCCAGTTGGATCGCTCCTGGTCGCCGCCGGCTACGAACATCGTGTCTTCGTGATCCGGACTCAGATTCACGACGAACTTGAAGAAATCGTTTTGTACATCGAGGAACCCGGAGTAATCGAGGTCTTCGGTATCGGGACGCCGGTTCTGGTCCGGATCGCTGGCATTGACTTCCGGTCCATTGATTTTGCTGTAGTCGACCTGGTCGACGGGCACGTTGCCGCCCTGTGTGCCTTCGAAGGCGAAGTTGTCTCCGTGCGGGTCCGGATTCGTTACTGGGTTGAAACCGGCCTCGTCCTCGTCACGCAGGCCGTCCAGGCCGATGTCTTCTTCTGGTTCCAGGAGGTTGTTTCCGAAACCGTCGCTACGATCATCTTCCGTATCCAGCCGCCCGTCGTCGTTGACGTCCTCGCTGATCACGCCGAGGTCGATGTGCAGTTCGCCACGGTTTCCATTCACCCACAACTCGATGAAACGGCTGCGCGTCTGGTCGACGTAGCTTCCGGACAGCGGATGCATCAACCCGCCCCAACGGTTCATCACGTCATCCGGTCCCATTGGCTGCCCCGGCGCGTTGAAAGTAGAATCCGCGTGTATACCACCCCAGCGCAGGTCGGGTTCCGTGGGATCGAATTCCATGATCAGCACGTGCTGCAGCTGGTCGCGGCCCGTGACCTCGCGCGTTGGATAGATCTGCCGGACGTCGACCTGCTCCAGGGGATTGTACCAGGTCAATCGGCCCCGCTGGCCGTGCGTATGCCGATCGGGCGGACTGGACGGCCGCCAGCCGCTGCGGCGCACGCCCAGGTCGGTTTCCTCCTTGCTCCCTTCGAAATCGTCTATGAACCCGTCGCCCAGGATATTGGGGTTGGGTACGCTCTGGGCCAGTTCGGCCTCGATGATCAGCGAGGACGCCTCGTCCCCGAGGTCCGCGGGGGAGATGAAATCCATGAAGGAAGTCATAAAGTCCGGTTCGAACTCCAGGCGCGCATCGATCCCCCACATCATGTAGCGCCCGGTTTCGCGGCCGATCCGGGATTTCTGTTCCAGCGACTTGTCGGACCGGTACAGCAGGGTGCCCTTAATCCAGGACCGTTCGCTGAACTGATATTCGCCCTGCAGCCCGAGCAGGGTGTTCGACACGGGCTTGAAGAACGGGGCGAACTGAAACTGGACCGTCACGTCGGCATCCGGGGTCAGGGCTTCCTCATTCGTGAAGCGGATCTGTCCGACCTCGTACAGAATGATGTAGTCCGTACCCCGCTGCAGTTGCTGGCCGTTCAACCGGACGATTTCACTTCCCTCGATGATGTTGGTCCGCCCGAGCGCATACTGGGACAACTGGTTCCGGTATTCGACCTCAAGGAAGTACTTGTGCAGCCTGCTGTGCTCCCTGATGATCTGTTCGTTCGAAAGGTTGTATATCCCGGGCGTTTCGTCGGGAAGGCCATCGTCCTGCGTATCCGGATAGGCCAACTGACCGGCGGAGTTCCGGGTCAGCATCGGCGCGAAGGGATACTGGTCGGGAAAGATCAGCTCGCCCCGCTCGAAATTGATCAGCGAGTAGTCGATATCGACACGCCGGTCGGGCTCGGAGTGGGCGTCCACTCCCCTTCGGTCGAGCCCCAGCAGCTGGACGTAAGGTGTTCCGTTCTCGTCGATCTCACTGTGTTCGCCTTCGGATTCGATGCGGTAGATCCTCAGGTCGAAGCTATTCGGATCGATATCCGTCTGGCCCAGGTAGTACACGTTACGCCACTCGTACTGCCAGGTACCCCACTGGGAGGGATCGTCCTGCACATCGGGAGGCCTTTCCTGCTGCCGCTTGAGCAGGCGCAGCAGCGGGACGTCGCCGTCGAGGCGGCCGTACTTTCTGATTTCTCCGTCCAGGTTCACGGTCTCGTAGTACACCGCGAGCATGTCGTCTTCCTGGAGGGGCGTATTCAGCGCGATGTAGCCGAATTGTTCGTTTATGTAGAACTCGTCGGACTCCAGGAACCTGAACTTTCCTTCAATGAATTCACCTTCCTCGGAACCCTGGATGAGCACGCCCTCGGCGTCGTACACCGGGGGCTCCGGGAAAGCGCTGGCATTGACCAGCCTGGCCTGGTTGGTGAGCGTCACCTGCCCCGACACGTAGACCTGGATCAACCGGACCGAGTCCTCCGCCGCGATGTGGGAACCGTTTACGTCCCTGCGCGAGAAGTTCCGGCGGTACCGTTCGTCAATGAAATAGTACGTCCTGCGCCTGAAGTCGAGGTCCCTGATCGACCGGTTGGAACCCTGCGAGCCCGCCTGGAACGTGGCCGACTCCCCTTCCCCTTTCTCCTGGCTGGCGATCGCGGTCAGGTGGAAGCCGCCGAGCTGCCCCGTCGTTTTGATCCCGAACAGTCCGGTGTGCTGTTGCGTGTATCCCGTGAACTCCGTGTTCTTCAGTTCGAGGGAGACGTTGCCCGCCTCGAAGCTCTTCAATATGCCGTTCCCTTCCCGTCCGTCGTCGAAGACATCCTGGTAGCGGATGGCGAGGTTGTTGTCGAGATCTGTGAACGCTTCGCTGTTCTGCCTGATGTTCACCTCGATCTTCTCGCCGATGTTCCCCGTAACGGTAAACTCCTGGTTTTGCTTCATGGAAACGTTTGGCGTGCGGGAAAACCGGTTGGTCGCCGTGCTCGCGCTGCCTTCGGTCCATTCGCTGGCCATGTCCATCTCTATGCGCTGGTTTCCGAGAATTCGGATTACGGGCGATCCGCCGCCAAGAAAAGTAGGCAGGTTCACCGGCACATCAAGGGTCAGCAGGCCTTCCTGGCTGAGACGCGTTTGGGTGTCGAAGACGTAGGACAGCACGGACGTCCGCCACATTCTTCTGAATTGCGCCGTGCTGCGCAGCCGGTAGTACTGGTCGAAGGACAGGACCAGCGGCACGCGCCGGCCGAGTCCGCGTTCCTCGTCGATGTAAGCCAGCAGCTGGAGATCGGGATAGACGACGGTCCGGCCGTCAAAGAGCCACGGCGCGTCGGAGAGCGTAAGGAGCGGCGGTTTGCTTTGCCCGCGGGCGATTTCGTCAACCTCTTCGAACGTTACGAAGTACAGCCGTGCGCTTTCGAGCCGGATCGTCGGGCCTTCCACTTGCGCCTGCGCGGCGAAGGTCCACGCGGTCACCAGCACGAGGCTGAGGAAAATCGTGAAATTGCGTTTCATAGATTAACGAAAATATACCTGGGGAGCGACGCTCGCAATACCTGTTGGTACGTCTGAAGGACGACTGAAGGTCACCTTGCGTTCCATGAAGGGAAGCCGAGTTCCATGCCGGGAAGCCCGCCGGCAAAAGACTTGACACGGCCCGGAGCCGTGATTAGCGTAACCTTGCACACCGCATTCGCGCGAGCGCTGTTTGTACGAGCGCGTTCGTGCGGCCGGCCGCCTTCGGCCCCGATGCTGAAAATGAAACCTGGAGTTTGCTTCCCATGGAACAACAAGCCACCGAGTTGACCACGGGCGGATGGGTCTTTCTCATCCTCGCTTGGACCGTGATCACAGGCCTGACCGCCGTTTGTTTTTACCGGGTAAGGAAGTTGGATTAGACCCGGCGGGCTTCGCGGTTTCCGGCGGGCTTCGCGGTTTCCCCTCCGTGATTCCCGGTTTACAGGCAGCCGCCTGGCTGCCCTTCACACTACGTCAAAGATCAACACTGAACCCCCGGTGTCGATTCCTCGCCTACACTCCGTTTTACGTCTCATAGCGACAGCGAGTCTTCCCGATCCTGAACGTGCGCCCCGCTTGACATTCGGGCGTTTTTGCCTTATCCTGTAACGGTTTTCCCGACTACGATTGACGCCTGCAAAGGACCGCAATGCGGATCATCGTCAAATGTTTCGCGGGATGCAAGGACGCGGTAGGCGCGGCGTCGGTCGAGGTGAATCTCCCGGCGGGGACCACCGTGGGCGAGGCCTTTGCGGAACTTGTCGATTCCTATCCCGGCCTGGCGAGTTATGACCGGAGCGTTATGCTGGCCGTGAACCGCGAATACGCCGACCGGCAGTCCGTGCTGGCAGATGGTGACGAACTGGCGTGCATTCCGCCCGTGAGCGGCGGCGCTGAGAGCTATCCGCGGCGCTGAACATGAGCGGCGGCGCCGTTGCTCCATAAAGAGGTATAGTCAAGCGCGTGTACAAGATTACGAGCGAATACATAAAGCCGGACGCCCTCTTTGAATGGTCCCTCAAGCCCCACCACGGTGCGGTGGTCACCTTCGCCGGAACCGTGCGGAACCACTCGGACGGCCGGCGGACCCTGCGCCTGGAATACGAGGCCTACGCCGAGATGGCCGAAGCCAAGATGCGGGAAGTGGGCGAGGAAATCCGCGAGAAATGGGGCATCGAAGACGTCGCCATGATTCATCGCGTCGGTACGCTCGAAATCGGGGAGATCAGCATCCTCATCTCCGTGGCGACCCCCCACCGTAAAAACGCATTCGAGGCCTGTTCCTACGCGATCGACCGCGTCAAGCAGATCGTGCCCGTCTGGAAGAAGGAGATCCGTGCAGACGGGGAGCGGGAATGGGTGGAACGCAATACCTGAAAACCGGTCCCCAGTCATGATCAACCTGGACCACGGGGCGGCGCCACCGGTTGACCCCCGTGTCATCGAAGTGATGGAGCCCTGCCTCCGCGAATACGTCGGCAATCCGTCAAGCCTTCACCGGGCCGGTGTGCAGGCGCGTAACGCACTGGAACTGGCGCGCGGCCGGGTAGCGGGACTGATTGGCGCTAATCCCGGCGAGATCATATTCACAGCGAGCGGCACCGAAGCGGACAACCTGGCCGTCAAGGGGATTGCCCAGGCAAGATCAAGTCGCGGGCGGCATATCGTCGTTTCAAGTATTGAGCATCACGCCGTGCTGTATGCCGCGAAAGCCATGGAACGGCAGGGATACACCGTCACGGTAGTTTCTGCCGACGGGGACGGCGTCGTGCGGCCCGACCAGGTCGCGCGGGCCATGCGAGACGACACCGTTCTCGTTTCCGTCATGCGCGCCAACGATGAGACCGGCACGATCCAGCCCGTGCGCGAAATCGCCGGGATCGCCCACCGGAACGGCGCGGCTTTCCACACCGATGCCGTGGCTGCCATGGGGCGCCTGCCCGTTGACGTACACGATCTGGATGTGGATGCCCTGTCCCTTTCCGCCAGATCCCTGAACGGCCCGCCAGGCGCCGGTGCCCTCTACGTGAAGTCCGGCACCCGGCTGCGTCCCCAGGTGGAAGGAGGCGTCCAGGAAGACGGACGCCGCGGCGGACACGAAAACATCCCTGCGATCGTGGGTTTCGGCAGGGCGGCGGAATTGGCGGTGGATGAATTGCCTGCCCGGATCGACCGTTTGAAGCGGCTGGATAAGTCGCTGTTGCGCGGTTTGCGGGACCGCCTGCCGGATGCCGTCATCAATGGACATCCCGCGCTGCGCCTGCCGGGTCATATCAACCTTTGGATACCGGAGGCCGATGGCGAGTCCGCGGTCCTGATGCTCGATGCCCGGGGCTTCGCCGTTTCCGTCGGTTCCTCTTGCGCCGCCCACGCGGCCAAGCCCTCGCACGTGCTGCTGGCCCTGGGACGGACGGCGACCGAAGCCCGGTGCTCGCTGCTGATTACCGCCGGTCCGGACACAGCGGAATCCGAGGTCGGTGAGGCACTGGACGCACTCGCCGAGGTCGTCGGAGAACTGCGCGCCATCGCCGGCGTGACGGCCTAGATCCAGGGCGCCACCGCGCGGACGACCGACGCCACCGCACGGACGACCGAAGCCACCGCGCGGACGACAGACGCGGTCATTTCAGGGAGGCACGACGAACCGTGATCCAGCCGTCCATGACCCTCGACACCTTCGGTCTGCTCTGTCCCGTGCCGATCATGAAGACCGCGTCGGCCATCCGGGAGATCGCAGTGGGGGAAGTGCTGGAAGTGCTGGCCGATGATCCCCAGATCCTTGAGGACATGCCGGCCTGGTGCGCGAGTAACGGGCACGCGTTGCTCGACACCATCGAGGATGGAGAAGAGTACAAGCTGTTCGTAAAGAAGGTAAAGTGATTGCCCCGGCGGACCGCCTGATGTAGATTGCGCATCGAGAATCGACCACCGGTTGGTTGACGTTCGACCATTGGATAGTTACCGTTCGACCTTCGAGTGGTTGACGGTTGGAATGTAGCGGTTGCGCGGCGCAGTGCTGCGGCACATCGCCACCGAGCAGGAGCAGAAGATGGCCCATGAAGTGACCATGCGGGACGTGGTGGACCAGTTGAAACAGATCATGTACCCGGGATTCGACCGTGACATCGTCTCTTTCGGCCTGGTGAAGAACGTGCAGGCCTCCAACGGGCACGTGGCCTTCAGCCTGGCCTTTTCCACGCAGGACGAATCCACCCGGCGCCAGATCACCATGACGGCCAAAGAAGCCGTGGAGCGCATGCCCGGGGTGCAGGACGTGCAGATCACCGGACCGCCGCCCGGACAGTCGGCCACGGCCCAGGGACCAGCGGGCGGCCCGGCGGGACAGCACGGTCAGCACGGTCAGCCGGGCAAGATCGAACTGCCGGGGGTGAAGACCATTGTGGCGGTGGCCAGCGGCAAGGGCGGCGTGGGCAAGTCCACGGTCTCGGTTAACCTGTCGGTGGCTCTGGCCGACGACGGCGCGAGCGTGGGCCTGCTAGACGCCGATATTTACGGACCCAGCATCCCGACCATGATGGGCGTCAAGGACCAGCCCGGCGTGGTGGGACAGAAGATCCTGCCCATGATCGCCCACGATATCAAGATGATGTCCTTCGGATTCCTGATCCCGGAAGACCAGTCGGTCACCTGGCGGGGTCCCATGGTCCACCAGGCCGTGCAGCAGCTTCTGAGCGACGTCCTGTGGGGAGAGCTGGACTGCCTCGTCATCGACATGCCCCCGGGCACGGGGGACGCGCACCTGACACTGACCCAATCCGTGGCGCTGACCGGCGGCCTCGTGGTGACGACGCCGCAGGACGTGGCCCTGATCGACGCGCGGCGCGGCGTGGCCATGTTCCAGCAGGTGAACGTGCCCATACTCGGCATCGTCGAAAACATGAGTTATTTCAACTGTCCCCATTGCGGCGAGCGCACGGATATCTTCACGACGGGCGGAGGCAGACGGGCCAGCGAGGCGCTGGGCGTGCCCTTCGTCGGCGCATTGCCCATCGATGCGGCGGTCTGTCTGGCAGGCGACCAGGGCACCCCCATCGTCCGTCGGGATCCGGACTCGCAGCAGACGGACGCCTACCGCAAGGTGGCGGATACGCTCCGGGCGACGATCGGGGTATGAGGGAGGCTCAAACCATGTCCAAACCCGTGAAAGCAGTCGGATTGCTGTCCGGCGGACTGGACAGCACGATCGCGGCCGCCATGCTGATGCGGCAGGGCATCGAAATACAGGGACTCACGTTCTACACCGGCTTCTGCGTGGTGGAACACAACCGCAGGTCCAAGACTCGGAAGCGCAAGAAACCGGTGCGCAACGAGGCCCTGCAGGCCGGCGCCAAGCTCGACCTGCCCGTCGAGATGATCGACATCTCCGGTCCGGACTACCTGAAAGTCCTGACCGATCCCAAATACGGTTACGGAAAAACCGTGAATCCATGTATCGACTGCCGCATCTTCATGTTCCGGCGGGCCCGCCAGTACATGGACGAGATCGGCGCCCAGTTCATGTTCACCGGCGAGGTCCTCGGCCAGCGGCCCATGTCCCAGCGCCGCCAGCCCATGAACGTCATCGACCGTGACGCCGAACTGGACGGCCTGTTGCTGCGGCCTCTCTCCGCAAAGCGCCTCCCGCCCACCGTACCGGAACAGGAAGGCTGGGTGGACAGGGAAAAGCTTGGCGACATCCAGGGACGTTCCCGCCAGAAGCAGATGGAAATGGCCGAGGAGTACGGCATCGAGGACTATCCTTCACCCGCGGGAGGCTGCTGCTACCTGACCGATGCGAATTTCGGCCGGCGCATCCTCGACTTCTTCGAATTCGAGGGCAAGGAAAACCTCACCATGGACGACGTGATGCTCCTCAAGATCGGCCGACATTTCCGCGTCAAGCCCGACGTCAAGGTCGTGATGGGGCGGGAAGAAGGGGAAAACAAGTTCCTGGAGCGCTACACACCGGGCCGGTGGAGACTGGAAACGAAGGACGTCACGGGTCCGACCACCCTGGTCGAAGGCCAACCCACCGACGACGACCTGCGTCAGATCGCAGGCATGACCGTGCGGTACGCGGGTTCAAAGGCCGATGCCGGCACCCCGGTCACCTGCCGCTACGAAGATGCCGAACGCATCCTCGAACCGTCCCCGGTCGAGGAATCCGTGCTGGAGACGTGGCGGATTTAGGGGCGGTTGGAGTGCGGTCCTGAGCACTCATCAGCGCGCGAATCCCCCTTACACTTTAACCCACTGTCTGATCGAAGCACGATAATTGGCGCATGTGCGCTAGATCGTGAATATGGATCTCGACCATTGTATATAACGCAACAGGCTAAGTGTTTCAATTTTTGGTGGGGGTTTTGATATTTGTGCGTGTGGTTTCATCTTGACCTTTGGGATCATGTAGCTACATTGAGGCTACAAGGAGATCGTTTACTATGAATTCTGATACAGTTGTTCGAGCACGAATAGACAAAGACACCAAAGCTCGAGCTATGACAGCGCTTCAGGCTATGGGCTTGTCTATGTCCGACGCGATTCGATTGCTTTTGGTACGCGTAGCGAACGAGAAACGGTTGCCTTTTCCAATACAGGTACCACGTCCTGCAACCACCAAGGCAATGAAAGAACTGGAAGAGGGTAAGGGTCAGAGATTCGAAAATGCCGAAGGTTTGTACCAAGACCTCGATATCTGAAATGCTGATCCCGGTACGTTGTATTTGCACCTGGTCAGGACAGGTTCCCACGCTGATCTTTTTGAGTAATAATCTCTCAGGTTCTGCACAGCCCGGTAACAAACCACTTTGACTGATCTCCCCGTAATAGAACGCGTATCCAACAATCTGGCCGAGGTCAACGCATCCATCATCTGGCTCCATGGACTGGGTGCGGATGGAAACGATTTTGCGCCGATTGTTCCGCAACTGGACCTGCCGTCGGCTTACGCGGTCCGTTTCTTGTTCCCTTCAGCGCCATCCATCCCGGTGACGATCAATCAGGGGATGGTGATGCCCGCGTGGTACGACATCATGGAACTGGGCGAAAACCGGCGTCTCGACGAAGACGGGTTGCGCGCTTCCGCCGGTAGGGTGCATGCGTTGTTGCATCAGGAGATCGATCGGGGCGTACCGAGCGAACGGATCCTGCTGGCGGGCTTCTCCCAGGGCGGCGCGGTCTGCCTCGAAGCCGGGCTGTCGTTTCAGGACCGGATCGGCGGCATCATTGCCCTGTCCACCTACTTTCCCACGGCCGCCAGCGTCGTCGTGCGTACGGCTCAGTCCGGGCTTCCCGTACTGGTCTGCCACGGATCAGTGGATCCGATGCTGAATGAATCCCTGGGACGCGCCGCCGCCGAATCCCTCAGGCGACTGGGCATGGAACCCGAATACCACGCGTATCCCATGGCCCACCAGGTGTGTACGCAGGAAATCGTCCAGATCGGTCAATGGATCCGTGCCGTACTGGGGAACTAAGGGAAGTGTTTTGGAGAGGCGTACCGGAAAGCCTCTGAGTTTAATTCGCCGGTTCAAGCCCCCATCAAGCCTTCAGCAGTCCCGCCGCGTTATCTTTCACAATCCCCACGACCGCATCATCTTGAAGATCGGTGAGTACCCGCGCCACGGATGCCGCCGGCATGAATACCGGGGCGTGGGAGCCAAAAAGCAGCTTGCTCCCGATTCCCGCGTCTACGAGCATCTTCACGCTGTCCACCCCATCCACCTGGGAAGTATCCGCGTAAAGACCGGCCAGATCACGGACTTGCGCCGCGAAGCCCTTCAAAGTAGCCGCGCTCGCTCCGCCCATAACCAGTTTCAAATCGGGATGGCGCTTCGCCGCTTCCACCACGTCTCTTGTCGGTACGTCGGGAACCTGCGCCATCGAGTGATGTCGCCGCGGGTCGTCAATGCGGATCTGGACCATCACTACCAGGCTCGTTCGGCCCGCCTCTTCGAACAGCACATCCGCCCCGGCCAGGTCATACCCTCCATAACCCGGCAGCAGCTTGATCATGCGGACGGCACGATGTTCCAACGCCGTCTCCAACGCTGCAGGCCAGGTAGGCAGCGTCGGATCGATGACCGGTACGGGGCTGATGTCGTCGTACTCATCTGCGGCTTCATAGATCACCGAATTGCATAGATGCGGGTTGGCGCTCCACGCGGCTGCGAGGGGAGCTATGAAAACCCGCTCCACGCCGTATGCGCGTAATGAAGACCGTACCGAAGCGACGTCGTACGGCACGTTTACCAGGGCAGGCCATGGACCGGTCCAGGCGTTGATGTCAACGATCATGACGGATCTCCGGAATCTTCGCGCAACTTCAATATCCGCAACGCGTTATCCCACAGGATCGCGCATTTGTCGTCGTCCGATATGTCCGCCCCCAGGACCTTGTTCATCGTGACGCCGAAGTGCCGGATGGGCGCGTCTGAGCCGTAGACGACCCGATGAGCGCCAAGCCTGCGGACGGCCGCTTCGACCATGCCGCTTTCCGGATCGCCGCCCGAGGTATCAACCACGATGTTCGGCACGTCGGCGATCGCCTCGATGCCCCGGTGACCCACGCCGTTGAGATGGGCCATGATGATCCTCGCCCGGGGATGGCGGCGGGCAAGGTCGGCCACGTCGAAGGGCGTGGACTCGCCGGGCAGGTTGCCGGTGGTCTTCAACCAGGCGTGTTGCAGCACCGGGACGTCTAATGACACGGCGGCTTCCATAATCGGGTCGAGCCCGGGGTCCGTTGCCCGGCGGGCGACCCAGAGCTTGACCCCGTTCATGGCCTGACTCCCGACGCACCGTTCGATCTCGGCGACAGCCTCGTCCGAAAAGGCGGGCGTTACGTAGCAGAACGGCAGGATCGCGTCGGGTTGCGCGTCCCGCATTCGCAACACGTAGTCGTTGGCCTGCCGGCACTGGTCGGGCGTGGGTTCATAGGGCGTGGTTTCATGCAGCGAAAACACGCACATCCTGGTCACGCCGGAACGGCGGGCGGTCGCGATCAGCCTTTCCGCGTCCTCGACAGGCGAGGAAACCCCATAGGTGCCGAAGCAGTTCAGGGGATGTACGTGGATATCCAGCACCGGACCACCGGGCAGGAGTTTCTGACGCAGGGAGGCGAGGGCCATGGCAATTAGGCAACGAGGTGTATTGCGTGACGGGGCACGGTGCCCGGAACAGAGCCGGGCACGGACGGGTCGTTACTACAGGCAGAGAGAAGCCGTTACAGCCGGTAGAAGGAGACAGCGTTGTCGTGAAACAGCTTGCGCCTTTCGGCATCCGAGAATCCGCTGGTCGCCCAGGACAGGGTCTCGACCCAGCGCGGGTACTCCGTGGCCTGGAAGGCGACGGGCCAGTCCCCGCCGTACATGACCCGGTCGATGCCGAAACACGCGATCACGTGGTCGATGTAGGGCTTCAGGTCCTCGGGCTTCCACCGCGCCATGTCCGCCTCGGTGACTAGGCCCGATACTTTGCAGTAGACATTGGGCATTTCGGCCAGGGTCCTCAGCTCTTCCTTCCAAGGGTCGAAGACCTGGTTTTTAATGTCGGGCTTGCCGATATGGTCCAGGATGAAGGAGACTTCGGGGCACTGCCGGACGAATTTTATCACATTCGCCAGCTGTGGGTGGAAGATGCAGATATCGAAGGACAGCCCGTGGGACGGCAGAAGGCGGACCCCTTCGATGAACCCGGGCTGCAGGCAAAAGCCGGCGTCCTCGGACTGCAGCAGGCGCCGGATGCCCTTGACCAGGGGTAAACGGGCCAGCGCCTCGAGGTCGGC encodes the following:
- the sprA gene encoding cell surface protein SprA produces the protein MKRNFTIFLSLVLVTAWTFAAQAQVEGPTIRLESARLYFVTFEEVDEIARGQSKPPLLTLSDAPWLFDGRTVVYPDLQLLAYIDEERGLGRRVPLVLSFDQYYRLRSTAQFRRMWRTSVLSYVFDTQTRLSQEGLLTLDVPVNLPTFLGGGSPVIRILGNQRIEMDMASEWTEGSASTATNRFSRTPNVSMKQNQEFTVTGNIGEKIEVNIRQNSEAFTDLDNNLAIRYQDVFDDGREGNGILKSFEAGNVSLELKNTEFTGYTQQHTGLFGIKTTGQLGGFHLTAIASQEKGEGESATFQAGSQGSNRSIRDLDFRRRTYYFIDERYRRNFSRRDVNGSHIAAEDSVRLIQVYVSGQVTLTNQARLVNASAFPEPPVYDAEGVLIQGSEEGEFIEGKFRFLESDEFYINEQFGYIALNTPLQEDDMLAVYYETVNLDGEIRKYGRLDGDVPLLRLLKRQQERPPDVQDDPSQWGTWQYEWRNVYYLGQTDIDPNSFDLRIYRIESEGEHSEIDENGTPYVQLLGLDRRGVDAHSEPDRRVDIDYSLINFERGELIFPDQYPFAPMLTRNSAGQLAYPDTQDDGLPDETPGIYNLSNEQIIREHSRLHKYFLEVEYRNQLSQYALGRTNIIEGSEIVRLNGQQLQRGTDYIILYEVGQIRFTNEEALTPDADVTVQFQFAPFFKPVSNTLLGLQGEYQFSERSWIKGTLLYRSDKSLEQKSRIGRETGRYMMWGIDARLEFEPDFMTSFMDFISPADLGDEASSLIIEAELAQSVPNPNILGDGFIDDFEGSKEETDLGVRRSGWRPSSPPDRHTHGQRGRLTWYNPLEQVDVRQIYPTREVTGRDQLQHVLIMEFDPTEPDLRWGGIHADSTFNAPGQPMGPDDVMNRWGGLMHPLSGSYVDQTRSRFIELWVNGNRGELHIDLGVISEDVNDDGRLDTEDDRSDGFGNNLLEPEEDIGLDGLRDEDEAGFNPVTNPDPHGDNFAFEGTQGGNVPVDQVDYSKINGPEVNASDPDQNRRPDTEDLDYSGFLDVQNDFFKFVVNLSPDHEDTMFVAGGDQERSNWENPDSWRLYRIPLDTGVSGADPAGAGSTGASPTADDTGVQGNADTEAMVGGGVTSNRAYDGSVGMPRFDRIETVRLWITMVNEPVQMRIASINIVGNQWQEDFQGAITDSSGFPVPDEKLAEYEETFDVAVKNTYDNPGDYTTPPGAIIEYDRVTGLQIKEQSLSLTYTNLQPHHSAQAYRTLFTFQDYTLYNSLRLYIHGSDHFEGDRSPEFFIRFGSGEFDYYEYRTRVVPGWDDANHLRVVFDDLTILKSETEAARVTATTADTTYSVILSDGKERPVRFKEGPPGTGSTVAIAELEGNKQYRVLGAPALARIRHITVGIYNPYDTELEGGELWLDELRAGDVRRDRGLAGRLKIDADFADVFSLFGTVRSVGSHFRRIGGEEAGSRTTVMNFSTLLNLGNMLPENWGLSVPVRLRWRNDLRLPRLQVGSDIVLLNSEQREAQRTENTDRSFSTSISKRVGSTNPFVAWTLERIRFDYTSTNYFRHSVSRIDTTGAYRARLQYNLTPRKRIQWPILGWMPLPDFISGLTFNPFPVRLELFSEINRDRRIYLNRPGRTVEAGDTSETPSVISDRSERFTRYLNRNIRAIMEPFRSLRMNYNLAVSNDMKSDSTVSFTSLEFGPETSFRQNLGLDYRPEITTWFRPSYNFTTSYAENRNPQLQLVGASPEARTITFNNQQGVRTNVNMARMVSNVFGSTSRRSEPGDSGWFRRNLADRFVTVLNNLSPVTLSFTVSRNQNFFNAVSRPTLRERMGLSDYFSVPFDTLGTGDGVSGIQRNQESEANRSSFNVGTGINYRGATFSIRPTWVSTHNRSTTLNRKQRNTTWPEMNLRWSPNPRSMGEFGRLFRRIELSSGFSRRNSKSTDLKQQDLAVAQGAATGGADPGESAITRTTTTTLSPLFGFVFDLNAGLVLRGNFTTSDGLTQFGRNATDQKLQTRSMTIAVDYRLRPGVRIFGRRTSGDINARLQFTRNSNRTLISRIGGDFQANNGQNQNRFSVTTDYRFSRYVRGGLTLELTNTLNVVTQQKRLRRGGGLWTEFVFN
- a CDS encoding MoaD/ThiS family protein, with amino-acid sequence MRIIVKCFAGCKDAVGAASVEVNLPAGTTVGEAFAELVDSYPGLASYDRSVMLAVNREYADRQSVLADGDELACIPPVSGGAESYPRR
- a CDS encoding molybdenum cofactor biosynthesis protein MoaE, which gives rise to MYKITSEYIKPDALFEWSLKPHHGAVVTFAGTVRNHSDGRRTLRLEYEAYAEMAEAKMREVGEEIREKWGIEDVAMIHRVGTLEIGEISILISVATPHRKNAFEACSYAIDRVKQIVPVWKKEIRADGEREWVERNT